The Pedobacter mucosus genome window below encodes:
- a CDS encoding MGH1-like glycoside hydrolase domain-containing protein → MRFDFFVVPGYYRNKVLIPNVLFESGYFPWYADSAKGHYVYRYELEWKDQVYVDVDYQVMRNNTVICLIRCVNRTKLPQNLSLNLMGSMNYPEIWPKNKVAASSAGSWINAVDYRDLKFASPHPKDNLVTDGLMRGETRSADFIGGSALTKRFCELAGNQVSYKIPGGMKKGFITLVYLAGEQSVSRLSGPGLLEKEIVLRGTGKLSTLEVPFDSKGTSSLVLRSLAGDGLELNGIFFSGRSGQMPALEDNQKIAAPEVSADAAKRQLILKYRDASGYYGISWDKALFKIREIRNDELDVFFRKMVHNHVDSILRGNNLGHFENVFIRPLELPAESELNLRCLVTYGKDPNQVRQTIDSLDLFKSALMDSAASGSYLSSGQPYAFSQKLLRAALAENIVYPIYTQRNYIRHFTPGKWWNSLYTWDSGFIALGLNETDLNSALECINAYTTPSGSQSAFIHHGSPVPVQVYALLDALNKTQSKAAAQYFYPRLKRYYAFLSGSMGSSTTRKLSSNILKTWDYFYNSGGWDDYPAQVAVHEQKLESSVTPVITTAQCIRFAKILRMMARATGNRADLPLYDKDIRTFSASLQQYAWNPESGYFSYLRHDQSGKPEGPLRYSDGNDYNMGLDGAYPLMAGICDSAQQSILLAKIFSPRHMWTPSGLGVVDQSAPYFRKDGYWNGSVWMPHQWFMWKTMLDLGRPDLAMQIASTGLEVFKKETDNSYYTFEHYLAQNGRGAGWHQFSGLSTPLLSWYNACYKQGTITTGFEILLQESTFKEDFSGYEGELIFDESTPAHSRSIMVCLNPSKRYHAFFNGKELRLVQPYPGLLYVTLPGANKSGKIIIRTKT, encoded by the coding sequence ATGAGGTTTGATTTTTTTGTTGTCCCGGGTTATTACCGCAACAAGGTACTCATTCCCAATGTACTTTTCGAATCGGGGTATTTTCCGTGGTATGCAGACTCAGCCAAAGGGCATTATGTCTACCGTTACGAGCTGGAATGGAAAGACCAGGTTTATGTGGATGTGGATTATCAGGTGATGAGAAATAACACGGTCATCTGCCTGATCAGATGCGTGAACCGCACTAAGCTGCCGCAGAACCTCTCGCTAAACCTGATGGGTTCGATGAACTATCCTGAAATCTGGCCGAAAAATAAAGTTGCAGCTTCTTCGGCAGGCAGCTGGATAAATGCGGTAGATTACCGGGATCTGAAATTTGCCAGCCCCCACCCCAAGGATAACCTGGTCACTGACGGGCTGATGAGGGGTGAAACCCGGAGTGCGGATTTTATAGGGGGATCTGCGCTGACCAAAAGGTTTTGTGAGCTGGCAGGGAACCAGGTGAGCTACAAGATTCCAGGGGGCATGAAAAAGGGTTTTATCACTCTGGTTTACCTGGCCGGGGAGCAGAGCGTTAGCAGGTTGAGCGGTCCGGGACTGTTGGAAAAGGAAATCGTTCTGCGCGGAACAGGGAAACTCAGTACGCTGGAAGTACCGTTTGATTCCAAAGGAACCTCAAGTCTGGTCCTTCGTTCCCTGGCAGGAGACGGACTGGAACTCAACGGGATTTTCTTTTCCGGCAGGAGCGGTCAGATGCCGGCATTAGAAGATAACCAGAAGATAGCCGCGCCTGAGGTATCTGCCGATGCGGCAAAGCGTCAGCTGATCTTAAAATACCGCGATGCATCGGGCTATTACGGCATAAGCTGGGATAAGGCCCTTTTCAAAATCCGGGAAATCAGAAATGACGAACTTGATGTTTTTTTTCGCAAAATGGTACATAACCATGTGGACAGCATTCTTCGGGGAAATAACCTGGGGCATTTTGAAAATGTTTTTATAAGGCCCCTGGAATTGCCTGCGGAGAGTGAGCTGAACCTGCGCTGCCTGGTTACTTATGGTAAAGACCCCAACCAGGTCAGGCAAACCATTGACAGCCTGGATTTATTTAAATCAGCCCTTATGGATTCAGCCGCTTCGGGAAGCTATCTTTCTTCCGGGCAGCCCTATGCCTTCAGCCAGAAGCTGCTTAGGGCTGCCCTTGCTGAAAACATCGTCTATCCGATTTACACCCAGCGAAATTACATCCGGCATTTTACCCCCGGAAAATGGTGGAACAGCCTTTACACCTGGGATTCCGGGTTTATCGCTCTGGGACTCAATGAAACCGACCTCAACAGCGCATTGGAGTGCATCAACGCCTACACTACTCCTTCAGGCAGCCAGTCGGCATTCATCCATCACGGCTCGCCGGTGCCGGTCCAGGTATACGCGCTGCTGGATGCGCTCAACAAGACACAGTCCAAAGCGGCGGCACAGTATTTCTATCCCAGGCTCAAGCGATACTATGCCTTTCTTTCTGGATCGATGGGCAGTTCAACAACCAGGAAGCTCTCCTCCAACATTCTGAAAACCTGGGATTACTTCTACAATTCAGGCGGGTGGGACGATTACCCGGCGCAGGTGGCCGTACATGAACAAAAGCTGGAATCTTCGGTTACCCCTGTGATCACGACAGCCCAGTGCATCCGTTTTGCCAAAATCCTGAGGATGATGGCCCGGGCTACGGGCAACCGGGCTGATTTGCCTCTATATGATAAAGATATCCGAACTTTTTCGGCAAGCCTTCAGCAGTATGCATGGAATCCGGAAAGCGGCTATTTCAGTTACCTCAGGCATGATCAGAGCGGAAAGCCTGAAGGGCCACTGAGGTACTCGGACGGCAATGACTATAATATGGGGCTGGATGGCGCCTACCCTTTGATGGCCGGAATATGCGATAGCGCTCAGCAGTCCATTCTGCTGGCAAAGATTTTTTCCCCCAGGCATATGTGGACTCCATCGGGTCTGGGTGTAGTGGATCAGTCTGCCCCCTACTTCCGAAAAGACGGTTACTGGAACGGATCGGTATGGATGCCACACCAGTGGTTTATGTGGAAGACAATGTTGGATTTAGGCCGGCCCGATCTGGCCATGCAGATCGCCAGCACCGGGCTTGAGGTCTTTAAAAAGGAAACAGACAACTCCTACTATACCTTTGAGCATTATCTTGCCCAAAACGGTCGTGGTGCCGGCTGGCACCAGTTTTCGGGCCTTTCCACCCCGTTACTGAGCTGGTACAACGCCTGCTACAAACAGGGAACGATTACGACAGGTTTTGAAATCCTTTTACAGGAGAGTACCTTTAAAGAAGACTTTTCAGGTTATGAAGGAGAGCTAATTTTCGATGAGTCCACGCCTGCCCACTCCCGCAGCATAATGGTCTGCCTAAACCCGTCAAAACGATATCATGCATTCTTCAATGGAAAAGAACTAAGGCTTGTGCAGCCCTACCCCGGACTGTTGTATGTTACTCTGCCCGGCGCGAACAAAAGCGGTAAGATAATCATCAGAACCAAAACTTAG